The Chloroflexota bacterium genome has a window encoding:
- a CDS encoding biotin/lipoate A/B protein ligase family protein, with protein MDDSQKRPNWRLLVTEPMSGAWNMAIDEAIAEHAGKGDVPMTLRFYAWAPPCVSLGRHQPLADVDVEKCSELGYDVVRRPTGGRAILHTDELTYSVAGPQSDPILAGGVLDSYLRLSQGLLAGLEELGLQAGKAPVSNRANADAGPVCFEVPSAYEIVVGGKKLVGSAQSRRQGWVLQHGTLPLGGDITRLVDVLDIKYSSERLALKRILADRATTVGAVLEGGVGFQRAAEAMSRGFESGVAIELTPGLLSDEEWGTAERIWQEKYASDDWTGRF; from the coding sequence ATGGACGACTCACAGAAACGACCGAACTGGCGATTGCTGGTAACTGAGCCCATGTCCGGTGCCTGGAACATGGCCATCGACGAGGCGATTGCTGAGCATGCTGGCAAGGGCGATGTGCCGATGACGCTGCGTTTTTACGCGTGGGCTCCCCCCTGTGTTTCCCTGGGCCGGCACCAACCGCTGGCCGACGTCGACGTAGAAAAATGTAGCGAGCTGGGGTACGATGTTGTTCGGCGACCTACGGGCGGTAGGGCTATCCTGCACACCGATGAGTTGACCTATTCGGTGGCGGGCCCCCAGTCCGATCCCATCCTGGCGGGCGGGGTGCTGGACAGCTACCTGCGCCTGAGTCAGGGTTTGCTGGCGGGATTGGAGGAATTGGGACTCCAGGCGGGCAAGGCGCCCGTCTCCAATCGGGCCAACGCCGACGCTGGCCCGGTCTGTTTCGAGGTGCCCAGCGCCTACGAGATCGTGGTTGGCGGGAAAAAGTTAGTGGGCAGTGCCCAGAGCCGTCGCCAGGGGTGGGTGCTCCAGCACGGTACGCTGCCCCTCGGCGGTGATATCACGCGTCTGGTGGATGTTCTTGACATAAAATACAGTAGTGAACGGTTGGCTTTGAAGCGTATCCTGGCGGATAGGGCCACTACCGTTGGCGCGGTGCTGGAAGGAGGGGTCGGGTTCCAGCGGGCAGCCGAGGCCATGAGCAGGGGATTCGAGAGTGGGGTGGCCATTGAGCTGACGCCGGGGCTGTTAAGCGATGAGGAGTGGGGCACTGCGGAACGAATCTGGCAGGAGAAGTACGCCAGCGATGATTGGACAGGGCGATTCTGA